ACCGGGCCCTCTCCCGTACGCGGGCACAGCAACGTGCAGGGCAACCGCACCTGCGGCATCGACCACCGCCCGACGGAGGAGTTCCTTGCGCCGATGGACGCCGCCACCGGCATCACCTCGCCGCGCGAGCACGGGCTCGACACGGTGCAGACGATCCGGGCGATGAACAACGGCGACATCAAGGTGTTCGTCTCGCTCGGCGGCAACTTCGTCCGCGCCGCGCCCGACACCCGCTACACCGAGGCGGGCATGCGCAAGACCGACCTCACCGTGCAGGTCAGCACCAAGCTCAACCGCAGCCACCTCGTCCACGGCCGCCGCGCGCTCATCCTGCCGTGCCTGGGCCGCACCGAGAAGGACGTGCAGAAGGGCAGCGAGCAGGGAGTGAGCGTCGAGGACGCGATGAGCATGGTGCACATCAGCCATGGCCGGAAGAAGCCGGCCTCGCCGCACCTGCGGTCGGAGATCGCGATCCTCGCCGGGATGGCGCGGGCGACGCTGCCGGAGTCGTCCACGCCGTGGGAGTCCTACGTCGAGGACTACGACCGGATCCGAGACGTGATGTCCCGGGCGCTGGTGGGGTTCGAAGACTTCAACCGCCGCGTACGCCAGGAGCCGGTCGGCTTCCGCATCGCCCAGCCGGCGCGGGAGCGGGTCTTCAAGACCCCGACCGGGGCCGCGGAGTTCTCCCTGGTCGACCTGCCCGACGTGGTGCCGGGCCCGGGCGAGCTCATCTTGCAGACCATGCGCTCGCACGACCAGTGGAACACCACCATCTACTCCGACAGCGACCGCTATCGCGGCGTGAAGAACCTGCGCACGCTGGTCTTCATGAACGAGGTCGACATGCGCGAGCGCGGGCTGGAGCAGGGGCAGCTCGTCGACATCACCGCCACCTCGAAGGACGGCACGGTCCGCTCGCTGGAGAACTACCGGGTCATCGCCTACGACCTCCCGGCCGGTTCGGCCGCCGGCTACATGCCGGAGATGAACGTGCTCGTGGGCTGGGCCGACTACTCGATCCAGAGCGACCAGCCGCTGATGAAGAACCTCAGAGTGCGGGTCGAGGCCCACGAGGAGGCCGACCGTGCGCACGAGAACGCGCCCGGCCGCCCGCCCGGCAGCGGTGTGTCCTCAGGCCTCAGGAGCTGATCGAGGACGGGTGCGTGGCCAGCGGCGTCACCGCGATGTCCATGTAGGGGAACAGCGGCAGCCCGGAGAGGAGGTCGTGCAGCGCCTGGTTGGACTCGACGTCGAAGATCGAGACGTTGGCGTACTCGCCGACGATCCGCCACAGGTGCGGCCACCGCCCGGAGCGCTGCACCTCCTGTGCGTAGGCCTTCTCGCGGGCGACCAGGTCGGCCTTGACCTCGGGGTCCATGTCGTGCGGGATCCGGACGTCCATGCGTACGTGGTAGAGCATCGGTGTTCAGCTGCTTTCTGGGTCGGAGCGGATGGTGTCTTCGATGGGATCAGTCGGCGAGGTCGCCGCGCGAGGTCTCGGGGGCCAGGACGGCTGCGACCAGTGTGATGCTTGCCAGCACGACGACGTAGATCCCCACCGGCCAGGAGGCACCGCCTCCAGCGGCGGCGAGGCTGACCGCCACGAGCGGCGCGAACCCGCCGAAGACGATCGCCGCGAACTCTCGGCTGACGGCGGCTCCGCTGTAGCGGCTGGCCGTGGTGAACAGCTCGGAGAGGATCACGCCCTGCACCCCGAACATGATGCCCACGCTTCCGCCCTGAGCTAGTGCCAGCGCCAGCATCGCGAAGGCCGGGAGACCCGTGTCGACCAGCCAGAAGAACGGGAAGGCGAACGCGATGGCATACAGCGCGCCCGCGATCAGCACCGGACGGCGCCCGAAGCGGTCCGAGGCGATCCCGGCGAGCGGCGCGGTGACCATCACGACCAGGCCGGCGATCAGGAGACCCGCCGACCCGGTCTGCCGGTCGTAGCCCGCATCGGCCATGTAGGACAGGGCGAAGACCTGGTAGAGGTGGCTGAAGGAGAGCGGGGCGGCGACCAGCCCCATCACCAGCAGCAAGCTACGCCACTGGGTGCGGACCAGGGTGAGCAACGGAGCCTTGGCTGGCTCGGCGTCGTCGGTGACCTCCTCGAAAGCGGGCGTCTCCTCCAGGCGCAGCCGGATCCAGAGTCCGAGGAAGACCAGCAGCAGGCTGGCGAGGAACGGCAGCCGCCAGCCCCACGACGCGAACTGGGCCTCGCTCGTCAACGAGGTGGTCAGCAGCAGCGCTCCCGAGGACAGCACCAGGCCGAGGTAGACACCGGCTGCCGAGAACGAGCCGAACAGGCCGCGGCGTCCGGGCGGTGCGTACTCCACGGCGTAGACCGACGCGCCGCTGTACTCCGCGCCGGAGCCCATCCCCTGGAGCAGTCGCATGACCACCAGGAGCAGCGGCGCGGCCATGCCGATGGCCGCGTGCGAGGGGATGAGGGCCATGGCGGTGGTGGCCAGACCCATCAGCATGAGGGTGGCGATGAGAGCCGGGCGCCGGCCGTACCTGTCACCGATGTGGCCGAAGACCATCGCGCCGATTGGGCGGGCGACGAAGCCGACGCCGAAGGTGGCCAGCGACAGCAGCAGCGAGGTCGAGGCGGACGCGCTCGGGAAGAACACCTGGCCGAAGACCAGGGCAGCGGCGGCGCCGTAGAGGAAGTAGTCGTACCACTCCAGGGCCGAGCCGAGGAGCACCGCTGCGCAGACCCGGGCGAGCGTACGGCGGTCGGTCGCAGGCGCGCCGGTCGCAGACGCGGGTGGCGTGGGTGGCGTGGGGGTCGTGGTGGTCTCGGACATGGGCTCTCCCGGTGGGGTGGGAAGCGCGGAGCGCGGCGGGGCACCGGCACGTCGCCGTGCCGGGTGCGGGGGATGAGGTCAGGGCTGCTGCGGTGCGGCCCGTTCGAGAGTGCGTACGTCGGCGGCGGCGCGGGCCGGGGCCCAGCCGTAGCGGGCAGGGGCCCAGTCCTCGTCACCGGGCACCCAGTAGAAGAACGTCACGCGGCGCTCGGTGAAGCGCCACCGGCCGTCGTCGCCGCGGACCATCTGGTCCTGGTAGCGGCCGGCGGCGATGTGGGCGCGCCCGTCGACGACGCAGGGCTGGTCGAGCCAGGTCGCGCCGGTCGCGACGTGGGCTGGTGTGCCCACGAGGTCGATCGTCTCGTTGGACGAGAAGTGCCACCACGCCGAGAGCGGGCCTTCTTGGAGGTCGGCGAAGAAGGTGCGCAGCTCGTC
The sequence above is drawn from the Nocardioides albertanoniae genome and encodes:
- the catC gene encoding muconolactone Delta-isomerase; amino-acid sequence: MLYHVRMDVRIPHDMDPEVKADLVAREKAYAQEVQRSGRWPHLWRIVGEYANVSIFDVESNQALHDLLSGLPLFPYMDIAVTPLATHPSSISS
- a CDS encoding MFS transporter, coding for MSETTTTPTPPTPPASATGAPATDRRTLARVCAAVLLGSALEWYDYFLYGAAAALVFGQVFFPSASASTSLLLSLATFGVGFVARPIGAMVFGHIGDRYGRRPALIATLMLMGLATTAMALIPSHAAIGMAAPLLLVVMRLLQGMGSGAEYSGASVYAVEYAPPGRRGLFGSFSAAGVYLGLVLSSGALLLTTSLTSEAQFASWGWRLPFLASLLLVFLGLWIRLRLEETPAFEEVTDDAEPAKAPLLTLVRTQWRSLLLVMGLVAAPLSFSHLYQVFALSYMADAGYDRQTGSAGLLIAGLVVMVTAPLAGIASDRFGRRPVLIAGALYAIAFAFPFFWLVDTGLPAFAMLALALAQGGSVGIMFGVQGVILSELFTTASRYSGAAVSREFAAIVFGGFAPLVAVSLAAAGGGASWPVGIYVVVLASITLVAAVLAPETSRGDLAD
- a CDS encoding nuclear transport factor 2 family protein; this encodes MSSDLATRVRRLEDLHAIQQLRAHYCQALDDGRWDDLVDLFTPDGAFVGLSTARGHDELRTFFADLQEGPLSAWWHFSSNETIDLVGTPAHVATGATWLDQPCVVDGRAHIAAGRYQDQMVRGDDGRWRFTERRVTFFYWVPGDEDWAPARYGWAPARAAADVRTLERAAPQQP